A single genomic interval of Rhizobium leguminosarum bv. trifolii WSM1325 harbors:
- a CDS encoding NAD-dependent epimerase/dehydratase (PFAM: NAD-dependent epimerase/dehydratase; Male sterility domain; 3-beta hydroxysteroid dehydrogenase/isomerase; short-chain dehydrogenase/reductase SDR; dTDP-4-dehydrorhamnose reductase~KEGG: rec:RHECIAT_CH0002995 putative UDP-glucose 4-epimerase protein), protein MRCLITGAAGFVGGPLVERLHRGRISELAVTTRSAAASFPTSVRHFPIEITSETDWTAVLEGIDVIVHLAARVHIMNDRAADPLAEFRRINTAATLNLAEQAARAGVKRFVFISSIKVNGEENDRPFRHDDTPMPIDPYGISKLETEIGLHEIAARTGMEVVVIRPPLVYGPGAKGNFALLVGLVRKKIPLPFASLKNLRTLVALPNLVDLIITGIKHPGAAGQTFLAGDGEDLSTPGLIEGIAAGLGVKPMLLPFPPALLQMGARVTGKDAVYQRLCGSLQVDISHARDVLGWSPVVTPREGLKLAVT, encoded by the coding sequence ATGCGATGCCTCATTACCGGCGCAGCCGGCTTTGTCGGTGGGCCTCTCGTCGAAAGACTGCATAGAGGGCGGATATCCGAGCTCGCGGTGACGACGCGATCTGCAGCCGCCAGCTTCCCGACATCAGTGCGGCATTTCCCCATCGAGATAACAAGCGAAACCGATTGGACAGCGGTTCTCGAGGGCATTGATGTCATCGTCCATCTCGCCGCTCGTGTTCACATCATGAACGACCGCGCAGCCGATCCGCTTGCGGAATTTCGTCGGATCAACACCGCCGCCACGTTGAACCTCGCCGAGCAGGCCGCCCGCGCGGGCGTAAAAAGGTTCGTCTTCATCAGCAGCATCAAGGTCAATGGCGAGGAGAACGATCGGCCCTTCCGGCATGACGATACGCCAATGCCGATCGATCCCTATGGCATTTCGAAGCTGGAAACTGAAATCGGGCTGCATGAAATCGCCGCTCGAACAGGCATGGAAGTCGTCGTCATTCGCCCGCCGCTCGTCTATGGACCCGGTGCGAAGGGCAACTTCGCCCTGCTCGTCGGACTTGTCCGGAAGAAGATACCGCTCCCCTTCGCGTCGCTGAAGAACCTCCGGACCCTGGTCGCCCTTCCAAATCTCGTCGATCTGATCATCACCGGGATCAAGCATCCGGGTGCTGCCGGCCAGACCTTTCTCGCAGGCGATGGAGAAGATCTTTCGACTCCCGGGCTTATCGAAGGGATTGCCGCAGGGCTAGGTGTCAAGCCGATGCTGCTCCCCTTCCCCCCAGCACTGTTGCAGATGGGTGCGCGCGTCACCGGAAAGGACGCGGTCTACCAGCGTCTTTGCGGTTCCCTGCAGGTCGATATATCCCACGCCCGCGACGTGCTTGGCTGGTCGCCCGTCGTCACACCGCGCGAAGGCCTGAAGCTTGCGGTGACGTAA
- a CDS encoding General substrate transporter (PFAM: General substrate transporter; major facilitator superfamily MFS_1~KEGG: ABC transporter~SNP /replace=A) produces the protein MPDAISASPTPASNSTQVNSPARVLIASLVGTTIEFFDFYVYATAAVLVFPHLFFPASDSNAATLQSLVTFSIAFFARPIGAVVFGHFGDRIGRKATLVAALMTMGLSTVLIGMLPGYDAIGIAAPLLLALCRFGQGLGLGGEWGGAVLLATENAPPGKRSWYAMFPQLGAPVGFILSSGFFLILAETMSNEDFLDYGWRIPFIASLALVAVGLYVRLKIAETPEFRKAVEKHERVAVPIEVVFRDHLRSLILGTFIAVATFVLFYLMTVFTLSWGTTPLEKGGLGYSREQFLVVQLVGVLFFGLTIPLSGWLSDLYSRRTILTLTTIAIAIFGFFYATLLTSGLTGAFLCSIIGLALMGFTYGPIGAALAAPFPTTVRYTGASMTFNLGGIFGASLAPYIATWLATHYSLDYVGYYLAASAVISLVCIRLSGREEV, from the coding sequence ATGCCTGACGCGATCTCCGCATCGCCGACTCCTGCCTCGAACAGCACGCAAGTCAATTCTCCGGCCCGCGTCCTTATCGCCAGCCTTGTCGGCACCACCATCGAATTCTTCGACTTCTACGTCTACGCGACAGCAGCCGTCCTCGTCTTCCCGCATCTCTTCTTCCCGGCAAGCGATTCGAACGCCGCAACGCTGCAGTCGCTCGTCACCTTCTCGATCGCCTTTTTCGCCCGCCCCATCGGCGCCGTGGTTTTCGGTCATTTCGGCGACCGTATCGGCCGCAAGGCGACGCTCGTCGCCGCACTGATGACGATGGGGCTTTCGACGGTCCTGATCGGCATGCTGCCAGGCTATGATGCGATCGGCATCGCAGCACCCCTGTTGCTGGCCCTTTGCCGTTTCGGTCAGGGCCTCGGCCTCGGCGGCGAATGGGGTGGCGCCGTTCTGCTTGCCACCGAAAACGCTCCTCCCGGCAAGCGCAGCTGGTACGCCATGTTCCCGCAGCTCGGCGCGCCGGTCGGCTTCATCCTCTCCTCCGGCTTCTTTCTCATCCTGGCGGAAACGATGAGCAACGAGGATTTCCTCGACTACGGATGGCGCATTCCCTTCATCGCCAGCCTCGCCCTCGTCGCCGTCGGCCTCTATGTCCGTCTGAAGATCGCCGAGACGCCGGAATTTCGCAAAGCCGTCGAAAAGCACGAGCGCGTTGCCGTACCGATCGAGGTCGTCTTCCGCGACCATCTGCGAAGCCTGATCCTCGGCACCTTCATTGCTGTGGCGACCTTCGTGCTGTTCTACCTGATGACGGTCTTCACGCTCTCCTGGGGTACGACACCTCTGGAAAAGGGTGGGCTCGGTTACTCCCGCGAGCAGTTCCTGGTCGTCCAGCTTGTCGGCGTCCTGTTCTTCGGCCTGACGATCCCGCTCTCCGGCTGGCTCTCCGACCTCTATTCGCGCCGCACCATCCTGACGCTGACGACGATTGCCATCGCCATCTTCGGCTTTTTCTACGCGACGCTGTTGACCAGCGGTCTGACCGGCGCTTTCCTGTGCTCGATCATCGGCCTCGCCTTGATGGGCTTCACCTACGGCCCGATCGGCGCTGCCCTGGCCGCCCCCTTTCCGACCACGGTGCGCTATACCGGCGCCTCGATGACCTTCAACCTCGGCGGCATCTTCGGCGCTTCGCTCGCCCCTTATATCGCCACCTGGCTCGCCACCCATTACAGCCTGGACTATGTCGGCTACTATCTCGCCGCCTCGGCAGTGATCTCGCTCGTCTGCATCCGGCTGTCGGGCCGCGAGGAAGTCTGA
- a CDS encoding UDP-N-acetylmuramate/alanine ligase (TIGRFAM: UDP-N-acetylmuramate/alanine ligase~PFAM: cytoplasmic peptidoglycan synthetase domain protein; Mur ligase middle domain protein~KEGG: rec:RHECIAT_CH0002997 UDP-N-acetylmuramate--alanine ligase protein), whose amino-acid sequence MKLPKTIGLVHFIGIGGIGMSGIAEVLHNLGHKVQGSDQADSANVQRLRDKGIEVFVGHRPENLGEAEVVVVSTAIKKSNPELIAAREKLLPVVRRAEMLAELMRFRNAIAIGGTHGKTTTTSLVATLLEAGGLDPTVINGGIINAYGTNARMGEGEWMVVEADESDGTFLKLPADVAVITNIDPEHLDHYGNFDAVRAAFRQFVENVPFYGFGVMCLDHPEVQSLVGRIEDRKIITYGENPQADVRFKNVRIDGTRSIFDVEIRRRRTGQVIELKGLVMPMPGRHNISNATAAIAVANRLGISSADIAKGLASFGGVKRRFTLTGEWNGVQIFDDYGHHPVEIKAVLRAARESCKGRVIAVHQPHRFSRLASLFEEFAACFNDADSIFLAPVYAAGEDPIEGIDSVSLVSRIKSGGHRDARFINSAELLPQMVAEVAKPGDFVVLLGAGSITSWAAALPKQLEGLSGKSV is encoded by the coding sequence ATGAAACTGCCGAAGACGATCGGCCTCGTCCATTTCATCGGCATCGGCGGCATCGGCATGAGCGGTATTGCCGAGGTGCTGCATAATCTCGGACACAAGGTGCAGGGATCGGACCAGGCCGACAGCGCCAATGTCCAGCGCCTGCGCGACAAGGGCATCGAGGTGTTCGTCGGTCACCGGCCTGAAAACCTGGGTGAGGCCGAAGTCGTCGTCGTCTCGACGGCGATCAAGAAGAGCAATCCGGAGCTCATCGCCGCGCGCGAAAAGCTGCTGCCGGTGGTGCGCCGTGCCGAAATGCTGGCCGAGCTGATGCGCTTCCGCAATGCGATCGCCATCGGCGGCACGCATGGCAAGACGACGACCACCTCGCTGGTCGCCACACTACTCGAAGCCGGCGGGCTCGACCCGACCGTCATCAATGGCGGCATCATCAATGCCTACGGCACCAATGCCCGCATGGGCGAGGGCGAGTGGATGGTGGTCGAGGCCGACGAATCGGACGGCACCTTCCTGAAACTTCCGGCCGATGTCGCCGTCATCACCAATATCGACCCGGAACATCTCGATCATTACGGCAATTTCGACGCCGTGCGTGCAGCCTTCCGGCAGTTTGTCGAGAACGTGCCGTTTTACGGCTTCGGCGTCATGTGTCTCGACCATCCCGAGGTGCAGTCGCTGGTCGGCCGCATCGAGGACCGCAAGATCATTACCTATGGCGAGAACCCGCAGGCCGACGTGCGCTTCAAGAATGTGCGCATCGACGGCACGCGCTCAATATTCGACGTCGAAATCCGCCGCCGCCGCACAGGCCAGGTGATCGAGCTCAAGGGGCTGGTCATGCCGATGCCGGGGCGCCATAATATTTCCAACGCAACGGCGGCGATCGCCGTTGCCAACCGGCTCGGCATATCGAGCGCCGATATCGCCAAGGGGCTTGCCTCCTTCGGTGGCGTCAAGCGTCGTTTCACGCTGACCGGCGAGTGGAACGGCGTGCAGATATTCGACGATTACGGCCATCATCCCGTCGAGATCAAGGCGGTGCTGCGCGCCGCCCGAGAGTCCTGCAAGGGGCGTGTCATCGCCGTCCACCAGCCGCATCGCTTTAGCCGTCTTGCGAGCCTGTTCGAGGAATTCGCCGCCTGCTTCAACGATGCCGACAGCATCTTCCTGGCACCGGTCTATGCGGCGGGCGAGGATCCGATCGAAGGCATCGATTCCGTGTCGCTGGTCTCACGCATCAAATCCGGCGGCCATCGCGACGCCCGCTTTATAAACTCGGCGGAGCTTTTGCCGCAGATGGTCGCGGAGGTTGCAAAGCCTGGCGATTTCGTGGTTCTGTTGGGGGCTGGGAGCATCACATCCTGGGCGGCGGCGCTGCCCAAGCAACTGGAAGGCCTATCGGGAAAGTCCGTATGA
- a CDS encoding UDP-N-acetylmuramoylalanine/D-glutamate ligase (TIGRFAM: UDP-N-acetylmuramoylalanine/D-glutamate ligase~PFAM: Mur ligase middle domain protein; cytoplasmic peptidoglycan synthetase domain protein~KEGG: rec:RHECIAT_CH0003000 UDP-N-acetylmuramoylalanine--D-glutamate ligase protein) — MIPVTTLKDRKVALFGLGGSGFATARALVSGGVEVTAWDDNPDSVAKAAAEGIRTEDLHSIDWSQQALFVLSPGVPLTHPKPHWTVDLARAAGVDIVGDVELFVRERRAHAPDCPFIAITGTNGKSTTTALIAHILKSAGYDTQLGGNIGTAVLTLDPPKAERYYVVECSSYQIDLAPTLDPSAGILLNLTPDHLDRHGTMQHYADVKERLVAGSDVAIVGIDDSHSALIADRVERAGVKVVRISRRNVVADGIYAEGTRLIKAAGGAMLPFVDLDGIQTLRGSHNAQNAAAAVAACLAVGVSADDIRAGFASFPGLKHRMQPVGQRGRVVFVNDSKATNADAAAPALSSYDRIYWIAGGLPKAGGITTLAPYFPRIAKAYLIGEAAAEFAATLGEAVPYEISDTLERAVAHAAADAERDESAASAVMLSPACASFDQYKNFEVRGEAFVGHVAALDGIAMLIGPATGEK; from the coding sequence ATGATCCCGGTCACGACGCTCAAGGACAGGAAGGTCGCGCTCTTCGGGCTCGGCGGCTCCGGCTTTGCCACCGCCCGGGCGCTGGTATCAGGTGGTGTCGAGGTGACCGCCTGGGACGACAATCCCGACAGTGTCGCCAAGGCCGCTGCCGAAGGCATCAGGACGGAGGACCTGCACAGCATCGACTGGAGCCAGCAGGCGCTGTTCGTGCTGTCGCCCGGCGTGCCGCTCACCCATCCGAAGCCGCACTGGACTGTCGATCTTGCCCGCGCGGCCGGCGTCGATATCGTCGGCGATGTCGAGCTCTTCGTACGCGAGCGCCGCGCCCATGCGCCGGATTGCCCTTTCATCGCCATAACCGGCACCAACGGCAAGTCGACCACGACGGCGCTGATCGCCCATATCTTGAAATCCGCCGGCTACGACACGCAGCTCGGCGGCAATATCGGTACGGCCGTGCTGACGCTCGATCCGCCGAAGGCCGAGCGTTATTACGTCGTCGAATGCTCCTCCTACCAGATCGATCTGGCGCCGACGCTGGACCCGTCGGCCGGCATCCTGCTCAACCTGACGCCCGATCATCTCGATCGTCACGGCACGATGCAGCATTATGCCGATGTCAAGGAACGGCTGGTCGCCGGTAGCGATGTTGCAATCGTCGGCATCGACGACAGCCATTCGGCGCTGATTGCCGACCGCGTCGAGCGGGCGGGCGTCAAGGTGGTCCGCATCTCGCGCCGCAACGTCGTGGCCGACGGGATTTATGCCGAGGGCACCAGGCTCATCAAAGCTGCCGGCGGCGCGATGCTGCCTTTCGTCGATCTCGACGGCATCCAGACGCTGCGCGGCAGCCACAATGCGCAGAACGCCGCCGCAGCCGTCGCTGCCTGCCTTGCCGTCGGCGTGTCGGCCGATGACATCCGCGCCGGCTTTGCCTCGTTCCCCGGCCTCAAGCACCGCATGCAGCCGGTCGGGCAGCGTGGCCGTGTCGTTTTCGTCAACGATTCCAAGGCGACCAATGCCGATGCCGCGGCGCCGGCCCTTTCGAGTTATGATCGCATCTACTGGATCGCCGGCGGCCTGCCGAAGGCTGGCGGCATCACGACGCTCGCTCCCTATTTTCCGCGCATCGCCAAGGCCTATCTGATCGGCGAGGCGGCGGCGGAATTCGCCGCGACGCTCGGCGAGGCTGTTCCTTACGAAATATCGGATACGCTGGAGCGCGCCGTCGCGCATGCGGCCGCCGATGCCGAACGCGACGAGAGCGCCGCTTCGGCCGTGATGTTATCCCCGGCTTGCGCAAGCTTCGACCAGTATAAGAATTTCGAAGTCAGGGGCGAAGCCTTCGTCGGCCACGTGGCAGCGCTTGACGGGATTGCGATGCTGATCGGTCCGGCAACAGGAGAGAAATGA
- a CDS encoding cell division protein FtsW (TIGRFAM: cell division protein FtsW~PFAM: cell cycle protein~KEGG: rec:RHECIAT_CH0002999 cell division protein), with product MVSRAERGPLADWFWTIDRFFLAMFIFLMGIGFMLSFAASPAVAERIGLEPFHFVKRHAAFMIPSIGVMLGLSFLTPRQVRRTAILILIISVAMMVLVLFVGQEVKGGRRWIWIAGLSIQPSEFMKPAFVVVCAWLFAEHARQPEIPGNLFAIILFGIVAALLIAQPDLGQTILTTAVWGGMFFMAGMPWIWIMLLGIGGAGGLLSAYYVFPHVALRIDKFMTGEGDTFQIDTAREAIIRGSWFGQGPGEGIVKRIIPDAHTDFIFSVAAEEFGIVFCMALVALFTVLVLRGLSHAYRERNDFNRFAVAGLVLQMGIQSIINIGVNLELLPAKGMTLPLISYGGSSMVAICVTAGFILALTRHRPEKRAQDRSLFRVPHGMPAE from the coding sequence ATGGTAAGCCGCGCGGAACGTGGGCCTCTGGCCGATTGGTTCTGGACCATCGACCGCTTCTTCCTGGCGATGTTCATCTTTCTGATGGGCATCGGCTTTATGCTGTCATTTGCGGCATCTCCTGCGGTCGCCGAACGCATCGGGCTCGAGCCTTTCCACTTCGTCAAGCGCCATGCCGCCTTCATGATCCCCTCGATCGGCGTCATGCTCGGGCTGTCGTTCCTGACGCCGCGCCAGGTGCGGCGCACCGCGATCCTGATCCTGATCATCTCGGTCGCCATGATGGTGCTGGTGTTGTTCGTTGGCCAGGAGGTCAAGGGTGGCAGGCGTTGGATCTGGATCGCCGGCCTTTCCATCCAGCCATCGGAATTCATGAAGCCCGCCTTCGTCGTCGTCTGCGCCTGGCTGTTTGCCGAACATGCGCGCCAGCCGGAGATCCCCGGCAATCTCTTTGCCATCATCCTGTTCGGCATCGTCGCAGCCCTTCTCATCGCGCAGCCGGACCTCGGCCAGACCATCCTGACCACGGCTGTGTGGGGCGGGATGTTCTTCATGGCCGGCATGCCGTGGATCTGGATCATGCTGCTCGGCATCGGCGGCGCCGGCGGCCTGCTCAGCGCCTATTACGTCTTCCCGCACGTTGCGTTGCGTATAGACAAATTCATGACCGGCGAAGGTGATACTTTCCAGATCGACACCGCGCGCGAGGCGATCATCCGCGGCAGCTGGTTCGGCCAAGGGCCGGGCGAAGGCATCGTCAAGCGCATCATCCCGGATGCGCATACCGACTTCATCTTCTCGGTCGCGGCCGAGGAATTCGGCATCGTCTTCTGCATGGCGCTCGTCGCGTTGTTTACCGTGCTGGTGCTGCGCGGCCTCTCGCATGCCTATCGCGAACGCAATGACTTCAACCGCTTCGCCGTCGCCGGCCTGGTGCTGCAGATGGGCATCCAGTCGATCATCAATATCGGCGTCAATCTCGAACTGTTGCCGGCGAAGGGCATGACGCTGCCGCTGATTTCCTATGGTGGCTCGTCCATGGTGGCGATCTGCGTCACCGCCGGCTTCATCCTGGCGCTGACCCGCCATCGACCGGAAAAACGCGCGCAGGACCGGAGCCTCTTCCGCGTCCCGCACGGCATGCCGGCGGAGTAG
- a CDS encoding phospho-N-acetylmuramoyl-pentapeptide-transferase (KEGG: ret:RHE_CH02850 phospho-N-acetylmuramoyl-pentapeptide-transferase~TIGRFAM: phospho-N-acetylmuramoyl-pentapeptide-transferase~PFAM: glycosyl transferase family 4), giving the protein MLIWLVELSEYFKFLNLFRYITFRTGAALFTSALIVFLFGPTIINSLRIRQGKGQPIRADGPQTHFKKAGTPTMGGLMILAGIVGASLLWADLSNVYVVATLLVTLGFGAIGFYDDYLKVTKQSHMGFSGKARLGIEFVIAGIAVYFMMRTALASGIAGSTFGSSIAFPFFKDFMINIGIMFVVFGGFVIVGAGNAVNLTDGLDGLAIVPVMIAAASFGVIAYLAGNVVFANYLQINFVPGTGELAVVLGAVIGAGLGFLWFNAPPAAIFMGDTGSLALGGTIGTVAVATKHEIVMAIIGGLFVIETLSVIIQVGFFKMTGRRVFLMAPIHHHFEKKGWTESQVVIRFWIVAVGLAMLGLSTLKLR; this is encoded by the coding sequence ATGCTGATCTGGCTTGTCGAACTGTCGGAATATTTCAAATTTCTGAATCTGTTCAGATATATTACCTTCCGCACGGGGGCCGCTCTCTTTACCTCAGCGCTGATCGTCTTCCTGTTCGGGCCGACGATCATCAATTCGCTGCGCATCCGGCAAGGCAAGGGCCAGCCGATCCGCGCCGACGGGCCGCAGACGCATTTCAAGAAGGCCGGCACGCCGACCATGGGCGGGCTGATGATCCTCGCCGGCATCGTCGGCGCATCGCTGCTCTGGGCCGATCTTTCCAACGTCTATGTCGTCGCGACGCTGCTGGTGACGCTGGGCTTCGGTGCGATTGGTTTCTACGACGATTATCTTAAGGTAACGAAGCAGAGCCATATGGGCTTTTCCGGCAAGGCGCGTCTCGGCATCGAATTCGTCATCGCCGGCATCGCCGTCTATTTCATGATGCGCACCGCCCTTGCCTCGGGGATTGCCGGCTCGACCTTCGGCTCCTCGATCGCCTTTCCCTTCTTCAAGGACTTCATGATCAATATCGGCATCATGTTCGTCGTCTTCGGCGGCTTCGTCATTGTCGGCGCCGGCAATGCCGTCAACCTGACCGACGGTCTCGACGGGCTTGCCATCGTGCCTGTGATGATCGCCGCCGCCTCCTTCGGCGTCATCGCCTATCTCGCCGGCAACGTGGTGTTTGCGAATTACCTGCAGATCAATTTCGTGCCCGGCACCGGCGAACTCGCCGTCGTGCTTGGCGCCGTCATCGGCGCTGGTCTCGGTTTTCTCTGGTTCAACGCGCCGCCGGCCGCCATCTTCATGGGCGACACGGGGTCGCTGGCACTCGGCGGCACGATCGGCACCGTCGCCGTCGCCACCAAGCACGAGATCGTCATGGCAATCATCGGCGGCCTCTTCGTCATCGAGACGCTGTCCGTCATCATCCAGGTCGGCTTCTTCAAGATGACCGGCCGGCGTGTCTTCCTGATGGCGCCGATCCATCATCACTTCGAGAAGAAGGGCTGGACCGAGAGCCAGGTGGTGATCCGCTTCTGGATCGTTGCCGTCGGCCTTGCGATGCTCGGCCTTTCGACGCTGAAGCTCCGGTGA
- a CDS encoding UDP-N-acetylglucosamine--N-acetylmuramyl-(pentapeptide) pyrophosphoryl-undecaprenol N-acetylglucosamine transferase (KEGG: ret:RHE_CH02847 N-acetylglucosaminyl transferase~TIGRFAM: UDP-N-acetylglucosamine--N-acetylmuramyl-(pentapeptide) pyrophosphoryl-undecaprenol N-acetylglucosamine transferase~PFAM: Glycosyltransferase 28 domain; glycosyl transferase family 28) — translation MSKGIVLLAAGGTGGHVFPAEALAFKLKERGYSVHLVTDSRAERYAGKFPAEEIHVVPSATIGSKNPVAVARSLWTLWSGMRAAKKLIQRLRPIIVVGFGGYPTVPPLLAATRLGVPSMIHEQNAVMGRANKALATRVQAIAGGFLPEGGAAFPDKTVTTGNPVRPAIIAAAEVPYMPSHPGEAFNLVVFGGSQGAQYFSKALPTAISLLDEALRVRLRITQQVRPEDMEMVSGCVAKLEMGADIAPFFTDMAERLARAHLVICRSGASTVSEISVIGRPAVLVPYPHALDHDQAANAAALAATGGAKVIAQSELSPEKIAAILTAGMNDPEKLSHMAAAAKRAGKTDAANLLADMVEAIAARRTIAEFKRTRA, via the coding sequence ATGAGCAAAGGCATCGTGCTGCTTGCCGCCGGGGGAACCGGCGGCCATGTGTTCCCGGCGGAGGCGCTGGCCTTCAAGCTGAAGGAGCGCGGCTATTCGGTGCATCTCGTCACGGACAGCAGGGCCGAGCGTTATGCCGGCAAATTTCCGGCCGAGGAGATCCATGTCGTGCCGTCGGCGACGATCGGCTCGAAGAACCCGGTTGCTGTCGCCCGCTCGCTGTGGACGCTCTGGAGCGGCATGCGGGCGGCAAAGAAGCTGATTCAGCGGCTGCGGCCTATCATCGTCGTTGGTTTCGGTGGTTATCCCACCGTGCCGCCGCTGCTTGCCGCCACCCGGCTCGGCGTGCCCTCGATGATTCACGAGCAGAATGCCGTGATGGGGCGCGCCAACAAGGCCTTGGCAACCCGCGTGCAGGCCATCGCCGGCGGGTTCCTGCCGGAGGGGGGCGCGGCCTTTCCAGACAAGACGGTGACGACGGGCAATCCGGTCCGCCCGGCGATCATCGCTGCGGCCGAGGTGCCTTACATGCCGTCGCATCCGGGCGAGGCCTTCAACCTCGTCGTCTTCGGCGGCAGCCAGGGCGCGCAATATTTCTCCAAGGCGCTGCCGACGGCGATCAGCCTGCTCGACGAGGCGCTTCGCGTGCGCCTGCGCATCACCCAGCAGGTGCGTCCCGAGGATATGGAAATGGTCAGCGGCTGCGTCGCCAAGCTGGAAATGGGGGCCGATATCGCCCCCTTCTTTACCGACATGGCCGAGAGGCTGGCGAGGGCGCATCTCGTCATCTGCCGTTCGGGCGCATCCACGGTTTCGGAAATCTCCGTCATAGGCCGGCCGGCCGTGCTCGTCCCTTACCCGCATGCTCTCGATCACGACCAGGCGGCGAATGCGGCGGCACTCGCTGCGACCGGCGGAGCGAAGGTGATCGCCCAGTCGGAGCTTTCGCCGGAGAAGATCGCGGCGATCCTGACGGCTGGCATGAACGATCCGGAAAAGCTTTCGCACATGGCGGCGGCGGCGAAACGCGCCGGGAAAACCGATGCCGCGAACTTGCTTGCCGACATGGTTGAGGCTATTGCCGCCAGACGGACAATTGCGGAATTCAAGAGGACACGCGCATGA
- a CDS encoding UDP-N-acetylenolpyruvoylglucosamine reductase (KEGG: rec:RHECIAT_CH0002996 UDP-N-acetylenolpyruvoylglucosamine reductase protein~TIGRFAM: UDP-N-acetylenolpyruvoylglucosamine reductase~PFAM: UDP-N-acetylenolpyruvoylglucosamine reductase domain protein; FAD linked oxidase domain protein) produces the protein MKQVNGEKLLASLGDGVKDIRGRITPDAPMDRVTWFRAGGLAELMFQPHDIDDLIAFLKILPEEVPLTVVGVGSNILVRDGGIPGVVLRLSAKGFGFVELAGENRILAGAICPDKHVAAMAMDNGIGGFHFFYGIPGGIGGAARMNAGANGVETRERLIEVHAVDRKGDKHVLSNAEMGYSYRHSTASTDLIFTSVLFEGYPEERAQIRTEMDAVRNHRETVQPVREKTGGSTFKNPAGHSAWKLVDEAGCRGLVIGGAQMSSLHCNFMINMGQATGYDLEYLGEQVRREVFEKDGIKLEWEIKRLGVFMPGREVRPFHGVTSE, from the coding sequence ATGAAACAGGTGAATGGGGAAAAGCTTCTCGCGTCTCTCGGAGACGGTGTAAAGGATATCCGCGGCCGTATCACGCCGGATGCCCCGATGGACCGTGTCACCTGGTTCAGGGCCGGTGGCCTGGCCGAGCTGATGTTCCAGCCGCATGACATCGACGATCTCATCGCCTTCCTGAAGATATTGCCGGAAGAGGTGCCGCTGACGGTGGTCGGCGTCGGCTCCAACATCCTGGTACGCGACGGCGGCATTCCCGGCGTCGTGCTGCGCCTGTCGGCCAAGGGGTTCGGCTTCGTCGAGCTTGCCGGTGAAAACCGCATTCTCGCCGGCGCCATCTGCCCGGACAAACATGTGGCGGCGATGGCGATGGACAACGGCATCGGCGGCTTCCATTTCTTCTACGGCATTCCCGGCGGTATCGGCGGCGCGGCGCGCATGAATGCCGGCGCCAACGGCGTCGAGACGCGCGAGCGGCTGATCGAAGTCCATGCGGTCGACCGCAAGGGCGACAAGCATGTGCTTTCCAACGCCGAGATGGGTTATTCCTACCGGCATTCGACCGCATCGACAGATCTGATCTTCACCTCGGTGCTGTTCGAGGGCTATCCGGAAGAGCGCGCCCAGATCCGCACCGAGATGGACGCTGTGCGCAATCATCGCGAGACGGTACAGCCGGTGCGCGAAAAGACCGGCGGCTCTACCTTCAAGAACCCGGCCGGCCATTCGGCCTGGAAACTGGTCGACGAGGCAGGCTGCCGCGGCCTCGTCATCGGCGGAGCGCAGATGTCGTCGCTTCACTGCAACTTCATGATCAACATGGGGCAGGCAACCGGCTACGATCTCGAATATCTCGGCGAACAGGTGCGTCGCGAGGTCTTCGAAAAAGACGGCATCAAGCTCGAATGGGAAATAAAACGCCTCGGCGTCTTCATGCCCGGCCGAGAAGTGCGTCCGTTCCACGGCGTGACGAGCGAGTAG